From Pseudomonas hefeiensis, one genomic window encodes:
- a CDS encoding 5-guanidino-2-oxopentanoate decarboxylase — translation MATCGEVLVKLLEGYGVEQVFGIPGVHTVELYRGLARSSIRHVTPRHEQGAGFMADGYARVSGKPGVCFIITGPGMTNITTAMGQAYADSIPMLVISSVQSRSQLGGGRGKLHELPNQSALVSGVAAFSHTLMSAAELPGVLARAFALFQASRPRPVHIEIPLDVLVEEADALLASTPVNISRAGAAPSAVAQMSAMLAKAQRPLILAGGGAIDAARELTELAECLGAPVALTINAKGLLPSRHPLLIGSTQSLVATRALVAEADVVLAIGTELAETDYDITFAGGFEIPGALLRIDIDPDQTVRNYPPYLALVADARSASQALLDGLKQHSLTWRDSDWGQVRAARLRADLDRDWDVATRAQTLFIDTVLQALPDAVFVGDSTQPVYTGNLTFNPEHPRRWFNASTGYGTLGYALPAAIGAWLGGVDSGHGRPPVVCLIGDGGLQFTLPELASAVEAGVPVIVLLWNNQGYEEIKKYMVNRAIEPVGVDIYTPDFIGVAKALGCFAHAIDGVEPLRAALLAAQDRQGPTLIEIDQARWMMEVAQ, via the coding sequence ATGGCGACGTGCGGCGAAGTATTGGTCAAGTTACTCGAAGGGTATGGCGTGGAGCAGGTGTTCGGGATTCCCGGCGTGCACACAGTCGAGTTGTATCGCGGGCTGGCCCGTTCCAGCATCCGCCATGTGACGCCGCGTCACGAACAGGGTGCCGGGTTCATGGCCGACGGGTATGCCCGCGTCAGCGGCAAGCCCGGTGTGTGCTTCATCATCACCGGCCCCGGCATGACCAACATCACCACCGCTATGGGCCAGGCCTACGCCGATTCGATCCCGATGCTGGTGATCTCCAGCGTACAGTCCCGCAGCCAGTTGGGCGGCGGACGCGGCAAGCTGCACGAGCTGCCGAACCAGAGTGCGTTGGTGAGTGGCGTGGCGGCGTTTTCCCACACGCTGATGTCCGCCGCCGAGTTGCCGGGAGTGCTGGCGCGGGCTTTCGCCTTGTTCCAGGCCAGTCGCCCGCGGCCGGTGCACATTGAAATCCCGTTGGACGTTCTGGTGGAAGAGGCCGATGCCTTGCTCGCCTCCACGCCAGTGAACATCAGCCGTGCCGGGGCTGCGCCGAGTGCCGTGGCGCAGATGTCAGCCATGCTGGCGAAGGCCCAACGGCCCCTGATCCTGGCCGGTGGCGGGGCCATTGATGCCGCCCGCGAACTGACCGAACTGGCTGAGTGCCTTGGCGCACCCGTGGCGTTGACCATCAACGCCAAAGGCTTGTTGCCGTCCCGTCATCCGCTGTTGATCGGCTCCACGCAAAGCCTGGTGGCCACCCGCGCACTGGTGGCCGAGGCCGATGTGGTACTGGCCATCGGCACCGAACTGGCCGAGACCGACTACGACATCACCTTCGCCGGCGGCTTCGAGATCCCCGGTGCATTACTGCGCATTGACATCGACCCGGACCAGACGGTGCGCAACTACCCGCCGTACCTGGCGCTGGTGGCCGACGCCCGCAGCGCCAGCCAGGCCTTGCTCGATGGGTTGAAACAACACTCCCTGACCTGGCGCGACAGCGATTGGGGCCAGGTGCGAGCTGCGCGGTTACGTGCGGATCTGGACCGGGACTGGGACGTCGCGACCCGCGCGCAGACCTTGTTCATCGACACGGTTTTGCAGGCCTTGCCCGACGCAGTATTCGTCGGTGACTCCACGCAACCGGTGTACACCGGCAACCTGACCTTCAACCCGGAACATCCCCGTCGCTGGTTCAATGCGTCCACCGGCTACGGCACCCTCGGCTATGCCTTGCCGGCGGCCATCGGCGCCTGGCTCGGCGGCGTCGATTCGGGTCACGGTCGTCCGCCAGTGGTGTGCCTGATCGGTGATGGCGGGTTGCAGTTCACCCTGCCGGAGCTGGCCAGCGCCGTGGAAGCAGGCGTGCCAGTGATCGTGCTGCTGTGGAATAACCAGGGTTACGAAGAGATCAAAAAATACATGGTCAACCGCGCCATTGAACCGGTGGGCGTGGACATCTACACCCCGGATTTCATCGGCGTGGCCAAGGCTCTGGGCTGCTTTGCACACGCCATCGACGGTGTGGAACCATTGCGCGCCGCGTTGCTGGCGGCCCAAGACCGCCAAGGCCCGACCCTAATCGAAATCGATCAGGCGCGCTGGATGATGGAGGTGGCCCAATGA